From the genome of Fusobacterium varium, one region includes:
- the phoB gene encoding Alkaline phosphatase 3 precursor, with amino-acid sequence MNRKKMILAGMLLMAATSFAQAKYIFYFIGDGMGAAQRQITEEYKKGVMKEDGKLLMNSLPFSAITTTYSADTLITDSAAAGTALATGHKTNNGYIAKDTKGNDLKTLLEMAQEEGRATGLVTTTRITHATPAVFASHNIDRDDENGIASDYVKSNVDYFAGGGYRHFTQKDGELASKRKDDRNLVKEFQEKGYKTFVGQKSAQDFKKWVPKDGEKAFAAFEASHMPYEIDRKADSPSLSAMTEKGIELLKKDKDGFFMMVEGGRIDHASHANDVMGTIYDTIAFDDALKTAYKFYKENPNDTLIVVAADHETGGMGLGFGNNYFLKLDELKNVKVSVEDVLQKAYTGDRDKFFKYIADNMGLSKLTDAEKDGIIKAMDLQDKNKDASKMFGGYSPVAIAVTHIISERSGMQWTSYAHTAVQVPLAAVGKDSENFTGFKDNTEVAKLIGKSMGKEIK; translated from the coding sequence ATGAATAGGAAAAAAATGATTTTAGCAGGAATGCTTCTTATGGCAGCTACAAGTTTTGCACAGGCAAAATATATCTTCTATTTTATAGGTGATGGTATGGGAGCTGCTCAAAGGCAAATCACTGAAGAATATAAAAAAGGGGTAATGAAAGAAGATGGAAAACTTCTTATGAACTCACTTCCATTTTCAGCAATCACTACTACATATTCAGCAGATACTCTAATAACAGACTCAGCAGCAGCAGGAACAGCTTTAGCTACTGGACATAAGACAAATAATGGATATATAGCTAAAGATACTAAGGGAAATGACTTAAAAACTCTACTTGAAATGGCTCAGGAAGAAGGGCGAGCAACAGGTTTAGTGACAACAACAAGAATAACTCATGCTACACCAGCAGTGTTTGCTTCTCATAATATAGATAGAGATGATGAAAATGGAATAGCATCAGATTATGTAAAAAGTAATGTAGATTATTTTGCTGGGGGAGGATACAGACATTTTACTCAAAAAGATGGAGAACTTGCAAGTAAGAGAAAAGATGATAGAAATCTTGTAAAGGAATTTCAAGAAAAGGGGTACAAAACATTTGTAGGACAAAAATCAGCACAGGATTTTAAGAAGTGGGTTCCAAAAGATGGAGAAAAAGCATTTGCAGCTTTTGAAGCCTCTCATATGCCTTATGAAATAGATAGAAAGGCTGACAGCCCAAGTCTTAGTGCAATGACTGAAAAGGGAATTGAACTGTTGAAAAAAGATAAAGATGGATTCTTTATGATGGTAGAGGGTGGAAGAATTGACCATGCTTCACATGCTAATGATGTTATGGGTACTATATATGATACTATAGCTTTTGATGATGCACTTAAAACAGCTTACAAATTTTATAAGGAAAATCCAAATGATACTTTAATAGTAGTAGCTGCAGACCATGAAACTGGAGGTATGGGTCTTGGTTTTGGAAATAACTACTTTTTAAAACTTGATGAACTTAAAAATGTAAAAGTATCAGTTGAAGATGTGCTTCAAAAAGCTTATACAGGAGATAGAGATAAGTTCTTTAAATATATAGCAGATAATATGGGATTGTCAAAATTAACAGATGCAGAAAAAGACGGCATAATAAAAGCGATGGATCTTCAAGATAAAAATAAAGACGCAAGTAAAATGTTTGGTGGATACAGCCCAGTAGCTATAGCAGTTACTCATATAATTTCAGAGAGATCAGGAATGCAGTGGACATCTTATGCACATACAGCTGTACAGGTACCATTGGCAGCAGTTGGAAAAGATTCTGAAAATTTTACAGGTTTCAAAGATAATACAGAGGTAGCTAAACTTATAGGAAAAAGTATGGGAAAAGAGATAAAATAA
- the pgi gene encoding Glucose-6-phosphate isomerase, producing the protein MEKLSLDYSKALGFFNESELSMMKEQVAVAEKFLNEKTGAGNDYLGWIELPTNYDKEEFQRIKKAAEKIKKDSDVLLVVGIGGSYLGARAAIDFLSHTFYNSLSKEKRNAPEIYYVGNNISGTYLSHLLDLLDGKDFSINVISKSGTTTEPAIAFRVLKKHIEEKYGKTEAKNRIYATTDKSKGALKKLADEEGYETFVIPDDVGGRFSVLTPVGLLPIACSGVNIDELMEGARAAQKAYTAPFEENDCYKYAAIRNILNRKGKNIEMLINYEPRLHYFGEWWKQLFGESEGKDGKGLFPAAADFSTDLHSMGQYIQDGRRELFETAVLIGTPEKDIIIEEEVIDLDGLNYLSGKGMDFVNKKASQGTLLAHVDGGVPNLIVNIPEATPYNLGYLFYFFEKACGISGYLLGVNPFNQPGVESYKANMFALLGKKGYEKEAEILNKRLENK; encoded by the coding sequence ATGGAAAAACTGTCATTGGATTATTCAAAAGCATTGGGATTTTTTAATGAATCTGAACTTTCTATGATGAAGGAACAGGTGGCTGTAGCTGAGAAATTTCTAAATGAAAAAACAGGAGCAGGGAATGACTATCTAGGGTGGATAGAGCTTCCTACTAACTATGATAAAGAGGAATTTCAAAGAATAAAGAAAGCAGCAGAAAAAATCAAAAAAGATTCAGATGTATTGCTTGTAGTGGGAATAGGAGGATCATATTTAGGAGCAAGAGCTGCTATTGATTTTCTTTCTCATACTTTTTACAACAGTCTTTCAAAAGAAAAGAGAAATGCACCTGAAATATACTATGTAGGAAATAATATTTCTGGAACATATCTTTCACACCTTTTAGATTTATTAGATGGAAAAGATTTTTCTATTAATGTTATATCTAAATCTGGAACTACTACAGAACCTGCAATAGCTTTTAGAGTGCTAAAAAAACATATTGAAGAAAAATATGGAAAAACTGAAGCAAAGAACAGAATATATGCTACTACTGATAAATCTAAAGGAGCATTAAAGAAACTTGCTGATGAAGAAGGATATGAAACTTTTGTTATTCCTGATGATGTAGGAGGAAGATTTTCTGTGCTTACACCAGTAGGACTTCTTCCAATCGCATGTAGCGGAGTGAATATTGATGAATTAATGGAAGGAGCAAGGGCTGCTCAAAAAGCTTATACAGCTCCATTTGAAGAAAATGACTGCTATAAGTATGCTGCTATTAGAAATATTCTTAACAGAAAAGGAAAGAATATTGAAATGCTTATCAACTATGAACCAAGACTGCATTACTTTGGAGAATGGTGGAAACAACTATTTGGAGAATCAGAAGGAAAAGATGGAAAGGGACTCTTCCCAGCAGCAGCAGATTTTAGTACTGATCTTCATTCAATGGGACAATATATCCAAGATGGAAGAAGGGAACTATTTGAAACAGCTGTACTTATAGGCACTCCAGAAAAAGATATTATCATTGAAGAGGAAGTTATTGATTTAGATGGACTTAATTACCTAAGTGGAAAAGGAATGGACTTTGTAAATAAAAAGGCATCACAGGGAACACTTCTGGCTCATGTAGATGGAGGGGTACCAAACCTAATAGTAAATATTCCTGAAGCTACACCATATAATCTAGGATATTTATTCTATTTCTTTGAAAAAGCTTGTGGAATTAGTGGATATCTTTTAGGAGTTAATCCTTTCAATCAACCAGGAGTAGAATCTTACAAGGCTAATATGTTTGCTCTTCTTGGTAAAAAGGGATATGAAAAAGAAGCTGAAATATTAAATAAAAGATTGGAAAATAAATAA
- the cph2_2 gene encoding Bacteriophytochrome cph2 yields the protein MNIVIHYGIYQVEDRSISIELMCDRAMIAASTVKNKYDKKFAYYDDSIRKKLLQEQMLINDMRTSLAERRFKVFYQPKYDFKTEKIVGVEALVRWDHPKLGMVSPGVFIELFERNGFITEIDYFVWEEACKKLKEWTDNGYKNLSISVNVSRINLYNNNLPNLLIELVKKYNISPKSLHLEITESAYTENSEQIIEGAERLKKIGFIIEMDDFGTGYSSLNMLAKLPIDVLKLDMGFVHSIEKDKNSLILLKVIINLAKELQLAIVAEGVETNKQVNILKNIGCQYAQGYYYSPPISEEKLDKIFIENNSIISLGKTGELLNLKDKELFEVAYSDEIDLNIKKMIYDLKYHSEHDPLTGLLNRRELKERVNKILENNDIEGTFIIIDIDNFKRINDRYGHVKGDEILKEISEKLKNSFSKIDSISRLGGDEFVVFTLGSTDESRIELMMNNFFEMIKKIKIDIPITCSAGICFSSKSIDYDSLYYNADMALLSAKISGKNNYKIYTEKMEKYSPINHLKNVEWVLDQIFEMVFISDAETYEVMYINKPTCEKLGKSREECLGKKCHSLMWKSSIPCERCCKISNCIEKFYTEETKLDDGTSIQIKAKMVEWEGNKYKIHYLNKI from the coding sequence ATGAATATAGTCATACATTATGGAATATATCAAGTAGAGGATAGAAGTATTTCAATTGAATTGATGTGTGATAGAGCTATGATAGCTGCAAGTACAGTAAAAAATAAGTATGATAAAAAATTTGCGTATTATGATGACTCCATTCGTAAAAAACTTCTTCAAGAGCAAATGTTGATAAATGATATGAGAACTTCTCTTGCTGAAAGAAGATTTAAGGTATTTTATCAGCCGAAATATGATTTTAAAACTGAAAAAATAGTAGGAGTAGAGGCATTGGTAAGATGGGATCACCCTAAGCTGGGAATGGTATCTCCTGGAGTATTTATAGAGCTTTTTGAAAGAAATGGATTTATTACAGAGATAGATTATTTTGTTTGGGAGGAAGCTTGTAAAAAATTGAAAGAGTGGACAGATAACGGCTACAAAAATCTTTCTATTTCAGTAAATGTATCTCGTATAAATCTATACAACAATAATCTTCCTAATTTATTAATAGAATTAGTAAAAAAATATAATATATCTCCAAAATCTTTACATCTTGAAATAACAGAATCTGCTTATACAGAAAATTCAGAACAAATAATAGAAGGAGCTGAAAGGCTTAAGAAGATTGGATTTATAATAGAAATGGACGACTTTGGAACTGGATATTCATCTTTAAATATGCTGGCAAAGCTACCTATAGACGTTTTAAAATTAGATATGGGATTTGTACACAGCATAGAAAAAGATAAAAACAGCCTCATTCTGCTTAAAGTAATAATAAATTTGGCAAAAGAACTACAGTTAGCAATAGTGGCTGAAGGGGTGGAAACAAATAAACAAGTGAATATCCTTAAAAATATAGGGTGCCAGTATGCACAAGGATATTACTATTCTCCACCTATATCAGAAGAAAAATTAGATAAGATTTTTATTGAAAATAATTCTATAATATCTTTGGGTAAAACAGGGGAATTATTAAATTTAAAAGATAAGGAATTGTTTGAGGTGGCATATTCAGATGAAATTGATTTGAATATAAAGAAGATGATTTATGATTTGAAATACCACTCAGAGCATGATCCTTTAACAGGGCTTCTCAATAGAAGAGAACTAAAAGAAAGAGTTAATAAAATATTGGAAAATAATGATATAGAAGGTACTTTTATAATTATTGACATTGATAATTTTAAAAGAATAAATGATAGATATGGACATGTAAAGGGAGATGAAATACTTAAAGAGATATCAGAGAAGTTGAAAAACAGTTTTTCTAAAATAGACAGTATTTCAAGATTAGGTGGTGATGAATTTGTAGTATTCACACTAGGAAGCACTGATGAAAGTAGAATAGAACTTATGATGAATAATTTTTTTGAAATGATAAAAAAGATAAAAATAGATATTCCAATAACTTGTTCAGCAGGTATCTGTTTTTCTTCTAAATCTATTGACTATGATTCATTATATTATAATGCAGATATGGCACTCCTTTCAGCAAAAATTTCTGGAAAAAATAACTACAAAATTTATACAGAAAAAATGGAAAAATATTCTCCTATTAATCATTTAAAAAATGTAGAATGGGTATTGGATCAGATTTTTGAAATGGTATTTATTTCTGATGCTGAAACTTATGAAGTTATGTATATCAATAAACCTACTTGTGAAAAATTAGGAAAAAGCAGAGAAGAATGTCTGGGGAAAAAATGCCATTCTCTTATGTGGAAGTCATCTATACCATGTGAAAGGTGTTGTAAGATTTCAAACTGTATAGAAAAATTTTATACTGAAGAAACAAAATTAGATGATGGAACTTCTATTCAAATTAAGGCTAAAATGGTTGAATGGGAAGGAAATAAATATAAAATACATTATTTAAATAAAATTTAA
- the apeA gene encoding Probable M18 family aminopeptidase 1 produces the protein MNYKKENGWNCIDSREAVFDFSEGYKKFLDKAKTEREFVTEGIKLAEKNGFVSAEKKDKFVAGDKIYYVNRGKNLVLAVIGKEDIENGINYVVSHVDSPRLDLKGNPLYEELDLAYMKTHYYGGIKKYQWASLPLALHGVVVLASGEKVEITIGEKDDDPVFTIPDILPHLSAKIQGDRKTGEVIKGEELQIVVGSIPSSVEDKEVKERIKYTVLEILNRDYGMIEEDFISAELELVPAGRCRDLGFDRSMIGGYGQDDRICGYTSMMAMIDLEEVPAKTAVCFLADKEEIGSTGSTGLKSDYINYITGDMIYKIKGTFNEMMLRKTLWNSNAMSSDVNAGIDPIFRGVHDAQNAAKIGYGVVVTKYTGARGKSGTNDADAEYVGKIRKMLNDAKVNWQIGELGKVDEGGGGTVAMYLAHLGINTIDIGPALLAMHSPFEVSSKLDVYETYRAYKVFFRN, from the coding sequence ATGAATTACAAAAAAGAAAATGGCTGGAATTGTATTGACAGCAGAGAAGCAGTATTTGATTTCTCTGAAGGATATAAGAAATTTCTGGACAAAGCAAAAACTGAAAGAGAATTTGTAACTGAAGGAATAAAACTTGCTGAAAAAAATGGATTTGTAAGTGCTGAAAAAAAGGATAAGTTTGTAGCTGGAGATAAAATATATTATGTAAACAGAGGAAAAAATCTTGTTCTTGCCGTTATAGGTAAAGAAGATATAGAAAATGGAATAAATTATGTAGTATCTCATGTGGATTCTCCAAGATTGGATTTAAAAGGAAATCCTTTATATGAAGAACTTGATCTTGCATATATGAAAACTCATTATTATGGTGGAATAAAAAAATATCAATGGGCCTCTCTTCCATTGGCTTTACATGGAGTAGTAGTATTAGCTTCAGGAGAAAAAGTTGAAATAACTATTGGAGAAAAAGATGATGATCCTGTATTTACTATTCCTGATATACTGCCTCATCTTTCTGCTAAAATACAGGGAGATAGAAAAACTGGGGAAGTAATAAAAGGGGAAGAACTTCAAATAGTAGTTGGAAGTATTCCATCATCTGTGGAAGATAAAGAAGTAAAAGAGAGAATAAAATATACAGTTCTTGAAATATTAAACAGAGATTATGGAATGATAGAAGAAGACTTTATTTCTGCTGAGTTGGAGTTGGTTCCAGCTGGAAGATGTAGAGATTTAGGATTTGACAGATCGATGATAGGTGGATATGGACAAGATGACAGAATATGTGGTTATACCTCTATGATGGCTATGATAGATTTAGAGGAAGTTCCAGCGAAAACTGCTGTATGTTTTTTAGCTGATAAGGAAGAGATAGGCTCTACAGGTAGTACAGGACTTAAGTCAGACTATATTAACTATATTACAGGAGATATGATTTATAAAATAAAAGGAACTTTTAATGAAATGATGTTAAGAAAAACATTATGGAACTCTAATGCAATGTCATCAGATGTAAATGCAGGAATAGACCCTATATTCAGAGGAGTTCATGATGCTCAGAATGCTGCTAAGATAGGATATGGAGTAGTTGTTACAAAATATACTGGAGCAAGAGGAAAAAGTGGAACTAATGATGCTGATGCAGAATATGTAGGAAAGATAAGAAAAATGCTTAATGATGCTAAAGTTAACTGGCAGATAGGAGAATTAGGAAAAGTTGATGAAGGTGGAGGAGGAACAGTTGCCATGTATCTTGCTCATCTTGGAATTAATACTATTGATATAGGACCAGCTCTGCTGGCTATGCACTCACCTTTTGAAGTTTCATCTAAGTTAGATGTATATGAAACTTACAGAGCTTACAAAGTATTTTTTAGAAATTAA
- the omp-alpha gene encoding Outer membrane protein alpha precursor, with amino-acid sequence MKKILIVNFVIFNIGFAALGYEDLNKEHWAYSSVENLVKKGIIKENSYKFNGEDPVSRYEFAYDLSKMLDKIELEKANKEDLNILEALILEFSKELNKIGFDTETYNSKIDNINETVELLKKRVNENEIIIDQLKSRIEKLENKK; translated from the coding sequence TTGAAAAAAATATTAATAGTTAATTTTGTGATTTTCAATATAGGATTTGCAGCTTTAGGATATGAAGATCTTAACAAAGAGCATTGGGCTTATTCCTCAGTGGAAAATCTTGTGAAAAAAGGAATAATAAAAGAAAATTCATATAAATTTAATGGAGAAGATCCTGTATCTAGATATGAATTTGCTTATGACCTTTCAAAAATGTTAGATAAAATAGAATTAGAAAAAGCAAATAAAGAAGATTTGAATATACTGGAGGCTTTGATACTTGAGTTTTCTAAAGAATTAAATAAAATTGGATTTGATACAGAAACTTATAATTCTAAAATAGATAATATAAATGAAACTGTAGAACTTCTGAAAAAAAGAGTAAATGAAAATGAAATTATAATAGACCAGCTTAAATCAAGAATAGAAAAATTAGAAAATAAGAAATAG
- a CDS encoding integration host factor subunit alpha yields the protein MKEAEFIKFYKERNEIKSKKEAKEKIDSFWNALFKAVSEEKRVMFKDWGVFEEKDVKSRKIVIPRQLQEAYTQPKKVLKFRAGGKLIQSVNKRGENIE from the coding sequence ATGAAAGAAGCAGAATTTATCAAATTTTATAAAGAGAGAAATGAAATAAAAAGTAAAAAAGAAGCAAAAGAAAAAATAGATAGTTTTTGGAATGCGCTATTTAAAGCTGTATCTGAAGAGAAAAGAGTTATGTTTAAAGATTGGGGAGTATTTGAAGAAAAAGATGTAAAATCAAGAAAAATAGTGATTCCAAGACAGTTGCAGGAAGCATATACTCAACCTAAAAAGGTATTAAAATTTAGGGCTGGAGGTAAATTAATACAATCTGTAAATAAAAGAGGTGAGAATATTGAATAA
- the ywqN gene encoding Putative NAD(P)H-dependent FMN-containing oxidoreductase ywqN produces MKILILNGSPRMNGNTRTALKAIESGIDTSANQVEFVDITKYKLSGCTGCNSCHTNGGTCIIKDDCIPLVEKICEADTVIFGSAVYWWGITAQLKMLIDKMYFKNVALSKQKKNIGIVAVGADEVNGEQYKLISSQFKCICEYLEWNLIINEAISAADIGDMAKQTEKMEELKEIGRKLK; encoded by the coding sequence ATGAAAATTTTGATACTAAATGGAAGTCCAAGAATGAACGGAAATACTAGAACTGCCTTAAAAGCCATTGAATCTGGAATAGACACTTCAGCAAATCAAGTAGAATTTGTAGATATAACAAAATACAAATTAAGTGGGTGTACAGGGTGCAACAGCTGTCATACTAACGGTGGTACTTGCATTATAAAAGATGATTGCATACCTCTAGTAGAAAAAATATGTGAAGCTGATACTGTAATCTTTGGTTCTGCTGTTTACTGGTGGGGAATAACTGCCCAGCTTAAAATGCTTATAGATAAAATGTATTTTAAAAATGTTGCTCTATCTAAACAAAAAAAGAATATAGGAATAGTAGCAGTTGGAGCAGATGAAGTAAATGGAGAGCAATACAAACTTATTAGCAGCCAGTTTAAATGTATTTGTGAATATCTAGAATGGAATCTTATAATAAACGAAGCTATCTCTGCTGCTGATATAGGAGATATGGCTAAACAAACTGAAAAAATGGAAGAATTAAAGGAGATTGGAAGAAAACTGAAATAG
- the hup_15 gene encoding HB: MNKKGFAKIYKEMNKNNIDINQATKEIEIFLETLEEALVKYGKVKFVERGTFEIMERKPRIISNPSTRELMKIYPKKTVKFRVSKNVMK, encoded by the coding sequence TTGAATAAAAAAGGTTTTGCAAAAATATATAAAGAGATGAACAAGAACAATATTGATATAAATCAAGCTACAAAAGAAATAGAAATTTTTTTAGAAACATTAGAAGAGGCCCTAGTTAAATATGGAAAAGTAAAATTTGTAGAAAGAGGAACTTTTGAAATAATGGAAAGAAAACCAAGAATAATTTCTAATCCATCTACAAGAGAGCTGATGAAAATCTATCCAAAGAAAACAGTAAAATTTAGAGTATCTAAAAATGTAATGAAATAA
- a CDS encoding Acetyltransferase (GNAT) family, translating into MEYGEVSFRKGVKTDVEAVVELLKERCRWMDRKGIQQWNNEGYLSFYNHNYFSSKAANGELYVAEMGEKIVGMFVLLEKDKRWNDDIPSYYLHNFTTDPEIKGLGEKILKYCEKKAIQDGKERFRLDCGVKSKELNDYYESRGFVFVGICDESPYYIGNKREKKLS; encoded by the coding sequence GTGGAATACGGAGAAGTAAGTTTTAGAAAAGGTGTAAAAACTGATGTGGAAGCTGTTGTAGAACTTTTGAAAGAAAGATGCAGATGGATGGACAGAAAAGGTATACAGCAGTGGAATAATGAAGGATATTTGAGTTTCTATAATCATAATTATTTTTCAAGCAAAGCAGCTAATGGAGAATTATATGTTGCTGAAATGGGAGAAAAGATAGTTGGAATGTTTGTTCTTTTAGAGAAAGATAAAAGGTGGAATGATGATATTCCATCATATTATCTTCATAATTTTACTACTGATCCAGAAATAAAAGGACTTGGAGAAAAAATACTTAAATATTGTGAGAAAAAAGCTATTCAAGATGGAAAAGAAAGATTTCGTTTAGACTGTGGTGTGAAAAGTAAAGAATTAAATGATTACTATGAGAGCAGAGGGTTTGTTTTTGTGGGAATATGTGATGAAAGTCCTTATTATATAGGGAATAAAAGAGAGAAAAAATTAAGTTAA
- the tag gene encoding DNA-3-methyladenine glycosylase 1: MKEIKRCEWAKGELDIKYHDEEWGKPEFDDAKLFEIFILETMQAGLSWSTILRKRENMRKAFDKFDYKIIAQYDDEKKKSLLEDEGIIRNRLKIDALISNAKAFMKIQEEYGSFSKYIWKFTEDKPIVNKWESISQVPAKTEISDKMSKELKKKGFKFAGSTICYAFMQATGMVNDHMIWCDEYKKSLKAKKS, from the coding sequence ATGAAAGAAATAAAAAGATGTGAGTGGGCAAAAGGGGAACTTGATATTAAATATCATGATGAGGAATGGGGAAAACCTGAATTTGATGATGCAAAACTTTTTGAGATATTTATTTTGGAAACTATGCAGGCAGGGTTGAGCTGGAGTACAATTTTAAGAAAAAGAGAAAATATGAGAAAAGCTTTTGATAAATTTGATTATAAGATAATTGCTCAATATGATGATGAGAAGAAAAAGAGTCTTTTGGAAGATGAAGGGATTATTCGTAACAGGCTCAAAATAGATGCACTTATTTCTAATGCTAAAGCTTTTATGAAAATACAGGAAGAATATGGAAGTTTTAGCAAATATATATGGAAATTTACAGAAGATAAGCCAATAGTTAATAAATGGGAGAGTATTTCTCAAGTGCCAGCAAAGACAGAGATATCTGATAAGATGAGCAAAGAACTGAAGAAAAAGGGATTCAAATTTGCTGGTTCAACTATATGTTATGCTTTTATGCAGGCTACTGGAATGGTAAATGATCATATGATTTGGTGTGATGAATATAAAAAGTCGCTTAAAGCGAAGAAAAGTTAA
- a CDS encoding YibE/F-like protein, whose product MKRIGIAVVVTFLTLLVFSGKLEGYFFKKESIGKVLTVDNSDAIVQGISKVGCQHLTVEVLTGKHKGKILEINNLLSGSIEYDEFYIEKDKVLMAVLENDGSLNGKVLSLFRMDKIAGLAFIFVALLIIYARKVGIKSLLSFVGSIIIIWEYLIPSLRKGENIFIITVFTLILLSALIIFLVAGLTRKGFSAFLGTMSGLFVTAALTFLFGDTFRIDGMNQPLAQSVMFSSFMSINILDIFYAAIVIGASGAAMDIAMDMTATIAELKIHNPDISRKALIKSGFNVGRSVIGTMTTTLLLAYSGGFLTLMILFMERNTTILQILNMKMVTSEIIKIIIGSIGLVVVAPITTYIASFIYSLEVKNSKNKILKLLGIFLKKNSKKFKISL is encoded by the coding sequence GTGAAGAGAATAGGAATAGCAGTTGTAGTGACATTCCTTACCCTTCTAGTTTTCAGTGGAAAATTAGAGGGGTATTTCTTTAAAAAAGAAAGTATAGGAAAAGTTCTTACAGTAGATAATAGTGATGCAATAGTTCAGGGAATATCAAAAGTAGGATGCCAGCATCTTACTGTGGAGGTTCTTACAGGAAAGCACAAAGGAAAAATATTAGAAATAAATAACCTTTTAAGTGGAAGTATAGAATATGATGAATTTTATATAGAAAAAGATAAAGTGCTTATGGCAGTTTTAGAAAATGATGGTAGTTTAAATGGAAAAGTGTTATCTCTTTTTAGAATGGATAAAATAGCTGGACTGGCTTTTATATTTGTTGCTCTTCTTATCATATATGCAAGAAAAGTAGGTATTAAATCTCTTCTTTCTTTTGTAGGAAGCATAATAATAATTTGGGAATATCTTATTCCATCACTTAGAAAAGGAGAGAATATCTTTATAATAACAGTATTTACTCTTATACTTCTCTCAGCATTGATAATATTTCTAGTAGCAGGACTTACAAGAAAAGGATTTAGTGCTTTTTTAGGAACAATGTCAGGACTTTTTGTCACTGCTGCTCTTACATTTCTTTTTGGGGATACATTCAGAATTGATGGTATGAATCAACCATTGGCTCAAAGTGTTATGTTTTCAAGTTTTATGAGTATAAATATTCTGGATATTTTCTATGCAGCAATAGTAATAGGAGCAAGTGGGGCAGCTATGGATATAGCCATGGATATGACGGCAACTATTGCAGAATTGAAAATTCATAATCCAGATATTTCCAGAAAGGCTTTAATAAAATCAGGGTTTAATGTTGGTAGATCAGTTATAGGAACTATGACGACTACTCTTTTGCTTGCATATTCAGGAGGATTTCTTACTTTGATGATACTCTTTATGGAACGAAATACAACTATACTTCAAATATTAAATATGAAGATGGTAACTTCAGAAATCATTAAAATAATAATAGGGAGTATAGGATTGGTAGTAGTTGCACCTATTACTACCTACATAGCTTCTTTTATTTATTCTTTAGAAGTAAAAAATAGTAAAAATAAAATCTTGAAATTATTGGGAATATTTTTAAAGAAAAATAGCAAGAAATTTAAAATTTCATTATAA
- a CDS encoding Hpt domain — MDYKEILKNYGNDVEGTLNRFGGNQNLYRKFITLFFQNEELKKMRELYNNKEYEELRMAAHTGKGIARNMGFTKLYKMLEEIVDKLHKEEYDGIGEMIEKVLDERENLKKALKEADDLYF; from the coding sequence ATGGATTATAAAGAAATATTAAAAAACTATGGAAATGATGTTGAAGGAACATTAAATAGATTTGGTGGAAATCAAAATTTGTATAGAAAATTTATAACATTATTTTTTCAGAATGAAGAATTAAAAAAAATGAGAGAATTGTACAATAACAAAGAATATGAAGAATTGCGAATGGCAGCTCATACAGGTAAAGGAATAGCAAGGAACATGGGCTTCACAAAATTATATAAAATGCTTGAAGAAATTGTTGATAAGCTTCATAAAGAGGAATATGATGGTATTGGAGAAATGATAGAAAAAGTTTTGGATGAAAGAGAAAATTTGAAAAAAGCTTTGAAAGAAGCAGATGACTTATATTTTTAA